In the genome of Haemophilus pittmaniae, one region contains:
- the asnA gene encoding aspartate--ammonia ligase, whose product MKKTFILQQQEISFVKNTFTQNLIEQLGIIEVQGPILSQVGNGMQDNLSGIEKAVQVNVKCIPNAVYEVVHSLAKWKRHTLARFHFKEGEGLFVHMKALRPDEDSLDQTHSVYVDQWDWEKVIPEGRRNFAYLKETVRSIYRAIRLTELAVEARFDIPSSLPKEITFVHSEDLVKRYPDLSSKERENAICKEYGAVFLIGIGGKLSDGKPHDGRAPDYDDWTTESENGYKGLNGDILVWNAELGKAFELSSMGIRVDESALRLQVGLTGDEDRLKMDWHQDLLNGKLPLTIGGGIGQSRMAMLLLHKKHIGEVQSSVWPKEMLEQYQHIL is encoded by the coding sequence ATGAAAAAGACGTTTATTTTGCAACAACAGGAAATTAGCTTTGTGAAGAACACCTTTACTCAAAACCTGATTGAACAACTTGGCATCATCGAAGTGCAAGGCCCGATTCTTAGCCAAGTAGGTAATGGTATGCAAGATAACTTATCAGGCATTGAGAAAGCTGTTCAAGTAAATGTGAAATGTATCCCAAATGCGGTTTATGAAGTGGTTCACTCCTTAGCAAAATGGAAACGTCACACTCTTGCTCGTTTCCACTTCAAAGAAGGTGAAGGCTTATTTGTTCACATGAAAGCATTACGTCCGGATGAAGATTCATTGGATCAAACTCACTCTGTTTATGTGGACCAATGGGACTGGGAAAAAGTGATTCCTGAAGGTCGTCGTAACTTTGCTTATTTAAAAGAAACTGTACGTTCCATTTATCGTGCAATCCGCTTAACTGAATTAGCGGTAGAAGCTCGCTTTGACATTCCATCAAGCTTGCCAAAAGAAATCACTTTCGTACATAGTGAAGATTTAGTGAAACGCTACCCGGATCTTTCAAGCAAAGAGCGTGAAAACGCGATTTGTAAAGAATATGGCGCCGTATTCTTAATCGGTATTGGTGGCAAATTATCCGATGGTAAACCTCATGATGGTCGTGCACCGGACTACGATGACTGGACAACTGAATCTGAAAACGGCTACAAAGGCTTAAACGGCGATATTTTGGTGTGGAACGCTGAGTTAGGTAAAGCGTTTGAGCTTTCTTCAATGGGTATTCGTGTGGATGAATCCGCATTACGTTTACAAGTTGGTTTAACCGGTGATGAAGATCGCTTAAAAATGGATTGGCACCAAGATTTATTAAACGGCAAATTACCTCTCACCATCGGTGGTGGTATCGGTCAATCTCGTATGGCAATGCTTTTACTTCACAAAAAACACATTGGTGAAGTGCAATCAAGTGTATGGCCAAAAGAAATGTTAGAACAATATCAACATATTCTTTAA
- the glpA gene encoding anaerobic glycerol-3-phosphate dehydrogenase subunit A produces MSLSPQMYKDVGDFSPISTDVIIIGGGATGAGIARDCALRGINCILLERRDIATGATGRNHGLLHSGARYAVNDQESAEECIKENQILRKIARHCVDETEGLFITLPEDSLDYQKTFIESCTKSGIEAVPIEPELAKIMEPSVNPHLVGAVVVPDGSIDPFRLTASNMMDATENGAKMFTYCEVKNLIREGGKVIGVDVYDHKNRVNRKFFAPLVVNAGGIWGQGIAEYADLKIKMFPAKGALLVMGHRINKLVINRCRKPADADILVPGDTICVIGTTSSRIPYDQIDNMEVTPEEVDILFREGEKLAPSLRHTRVLRAYAGVRPLVATDDDPSGRNVSRGIVLLDHAERDGLDGFITITGGKLMTYRLMAEWATDLVCKKLNKTARCTTADRPLPGSTESRAETNQKIISLPSTIRYSAVYRHGARATRLLDKDRLDRSMVCECEAVTAGEVRYAVDELSVNNLVDLRRRTRVGMGTCQAELCACRAAGLMHRFNVADARQATTQLNSFMEERWRGIEPIAWGDAIREAEFTSWIYGSLLGLNDVPALANEKQQGTDSNEF; encoded by the coding sequence ATGAGTTTATCGCCTCAAATGTATAAAGATGTAGGAGATTTCTCACCTATATCAACGGATGTGATTATCATCGGCGGCGGCGCAACCGGTGCGGGAATAGCCCGTGACTGTGCACTCCGTGGGATCAATTGCATACTATTGGAACGTCGAGATATCGCAACTGGGGCCACCGGCCGTAACCACGGTTTATTGCATAGTGGTGCACGTTATGCGGTAAACGACCAAGAATCAGCAGAAGAATGTATTAAAGAAAACCAAATTCTGCGTAAGATTGCACGTCACTGTGTGGATGAAACAGAAGGCTTATTTATCACCCTTCCGGAAGATTCCCTCGATTATCAAAAAACCTTCATTGAGAGCTGTACCAAATCAGGTATTGAAGCTGTTCCAATCGAGCCTGAACTGGCCAAAATTATGGAACCCTCCGTCAACCCTCATTTAGTTGGCGCAGTAGTTGTACCGGATGGCTCAATTGACCCATTCCGCTTAACTGCGTCCAATATGATGGATGCTACCGAAAACGGTGCCAAAATGTTTACTTATTGCGAAGTAAAAAATTTAATTCGCGAAGGTGGCAAAGTGATCGGTGTGGATGTTTACGATCACAAAAATCGTGTAAACCGTAAATTCTTTGCGCCATTAGTCGTCAATGCCGGTGGTATCTGGGGACAAGGCATCGCAGAATATGCGGATCTCAAAATTAAAATGTTCCCGGCAAAAGGCGCATTACTTGTCATGGGACACCGAATTAACAAATTAGTAATCAATCGTTGCCGTAAACCAGCGGATGCGGACATTCTCGTACCGGGTGATACTATTTGCGTTATCGGTACAACCTCTAGCCGTATTCCTTACGATCAAATTGACAATATGGAAGTCACTCCGGAAGAAGTGGATATCTTATTCCGCGAAGGGGAAAAATTGGCGCCAAGCTTACGCCATACCCGCGTATTACGTGCGTATGCCGGTGTTCGTCCATTAGTTGCGACCGATGATGACCCATCCGGCCGTAATGTGAGTCGTGGTATAGTGTTGCTTGACCACGCAGAACGTGATGGTTTGGACGGTTTTATTACCATTACTGGCGGTAAATTAATGACTTATCGCCTAATGGCCGAATGGGCAACCGATCTTGTGTGTAAAAAACTCAACAAGACAGCCCGTTGTACCACTGCTGATCGCCCATTACCGGGATCCACTGAAAGCCGGGCTGAAACCAATCAAAAAATTATTTCCTTACCAAGTACCATCCGCTACTCCGCCGTTTATCGTCATGGTGCACGCGCAACCCGATTATTGGACAAAGATCGTTTAGATCGCTCCATGGTTTGCGAATGTGAGGCAGTCACTGCCGGAGAAGTACGCTATGCGGTAGATGAACTCAGTGTTAACAACCTAGTCGATTTACGCCGCCGCACTCGGGTTGGTATGGGAACCTGTCAAGCTGAGTTATGTGCATGTCGCGCAGCCGGATTAATGCACCGTTTTAATGTAGCAGACGCCCGTCAGGCTACGACCCAACTCAACTCATTTATGGAAGAACGTTGGCGCGGTATTGAGCCAATTGCTTGGGGAGACGCGATCCGCGAAGCGGAATTCACTTCTTGGATTTACGGTAGCCTATTAGGGCTAAATGATGTACCAGCATTAGCAAACGAAAAACAACAAGGGACGGATAGCAATGAATTTTGA
- the glpC gene encoding anaerobic glycerol-3-phosphate dehydrogenase subunit GlpC produces MNIQQLIENAKQSLNAPQHHHAFDESFENCIKCTACTAVCPVSRNNPAYPGPKQSGPDGERLRLKSAELYDEALKYCTNCKRCEIACPSDVKIGDIIVRARNKHIPQQHKTMSQKLRDAILSNTDIMGSLNTPLAPIVNTITGLSATKFVLEKTLKISRHRTLPKYSFGTFRNWYMKKMLASQQKFERKVAYYHGCYVNYNNPQLGKEFIQVFNAMDIGVVLLEKEKCCGLPLSVNQFPERAKKIAQFNTDYIGKMVDENGLDVISEASSCALNLRDEYHHILGIDNAKVRPHIHMVTPFLYQLFKEGKTLPLKPLKLRVAYHTACHVEKAGWAPYTLEVLKQIPGLEVVMLPSQCCGIAGTYGFKAENYEVSQSIGKNLFDNINEGGFDYVISECQTCKWQIDMSSKVTCIHPLTLLCMSMNQ; encoded by the coding sequence ATGAATATTCAACAACTTATTGAAAATGCCAAACAATCCCTTAATGCACCACAGCATCACCACGCATTTGATGAAAGTTTTGAAAATTGCATTAAATGTACTGCTTGTACTGCAGTTTGTCCGGTATCTCGCAATAACCCGGCTTATCCAGGACCTAAACAATCAGGTCCGGATGGCGAACGTTTACGTTTAAAATCCGCAGAGTTGTATGACGAAGCCCTCAAATACTGTACCAACTGTAAACGTTGTGAAATTGCCTGCCCGTCTGATGTGAAAATCGGTGACATTATTGTGCGCGCAAGAAATAAACATATTCCACAGCAGCACAAAACAATGTCGCAAAAATTACGTGATGCGATTTTAAGTAATACCGATATTATGGGTTCTCTCAACACACCACTTGCACCGATTGTGAACACTATCACCGGGTTAAGCGCAACTAAATTCGTGTTGGAGAAAACCTTAAAAATCAGTCGCCATCGCACTTTGCCAAAATACTCTTTCGGTACATTCCGCAATTGGTATATGAAGAAAATGTTGGCAAGCCAACAAAAATTCGAACGCAAAGTGGCTTACTATCACGGCTGCTATGTGAACTATAACAACCCGCAATTAGGTAAAGAATTCATCCAGGTATTCAATGCCATGGATATCGGCGTAGTGTTATTGGAAAAAGAAAAATGCTGCGGCCTACCCTTAAGCGTAAACCAATTCCCAGAACGTGCGAAAAAAATCGCACAGTTCAACACCGATTACATCGGTAAAATGGTGGATGAAAACGGCTTGGATGTGATTAGTGAAGCCTCGAGTTGTGCCTTAAATTTACGTGATGAATATCATCATATTTTAGGCATCGACAACGCCAAGGTTCGCCCACATATTCATATGGTAACCCCATTTTTATATCAACTCTTTAAAGAGGGCAAAACCTTACCGCTTAAACCATTAAAATTGCGTGTAGCCTACCACACCGCTTGTCACGTGGAAAAAGCCGGTTGGGCGCCATACACCTTGGAAGTATTAAAACAAATTCCAGGATTGGAAGTAGTTATGTTACCGTCACAATGTTGTGGTATTGCCGGTACCTATGGCTTTAAAGCAGAAAACTACGAGGTTTCCCAATCCATCGGTAAAAACTTATTCGATAACATCAATGAAGGTGGATTCGATTATGTGATTTCCGAATGCCAAACCTGTAAATGGCAGATCGATATGTCCTCTAAGGTGACCTGTATTCACCCTCTCACACTCTTGTGCATGTCGATGAATCAATAA
- the glpB gene encoding glycerol-3-phosphate dehydrogenase subunit GlpB: protein MNFDVVIIGGGLAGLTCGIALQQSGKRCAIINNGQAAIDFASGSFDLLSRLPDGHAVSDLADGLAQLAQQLPNHPYSILGASTVLAKAEEFSRLSEQLNLDLVGSNQQNHWRVTALGSLRGAWLSPNSVPTTNQDTAFPYHKITVLGIEGYHDFQPELLAANLVLNSQFAHCEITSDFLKIPELDQLRANSREFRSVNIAQVLEYKLNFADLVEEVKTAAKGADAVFLPACFGLENQEFMNSLCKATGLPLFELPTLPPSLLGMRQRIQLRRQFEQLGGLMMNGDSAVKAHFSGNQVRAIETRIHEKEEITADAFVLASGSFFSKGLVSEFDKIFEPVFYSDIQGDQGFNPTDRFSWTNSRFSNPQPYQSAGVIINEQCQVQKDGEFLSNLYAIGNVIGGFNALELGCGSGVAVVSALTVAEQIRG, encoded by the coding sequence ATGAATTTTGATGTAGTGATTATTGGCGGCGGATTAGCCGGCCTTACCTGCGGGATCGCTTTACAGCAAAGTGGCAAACGCTGTGCCATCATCAATAATGGTCAAGCCGCTATTGATTTCGCTTCCGGTTCTTTCGATTTATTAAGCCGTTTACCGGATGGGCATGCAGTATCCGATTTAGCTGATGGACTAGCTCAATTAGCGCAACAGCTCCCAAACCACCCTTACAGTATTCTTGGTGCATCAACTGTGTTAGCCAAAGCTGAAGAGTTTAGCCGTTTGAGCGAACAATTAAATTTAGATTTAGTCGGTTCAAACCAACAAAACCATTGGCGGGTTACTGCACTTGGTAGCTTACGTGGCGCCTGGTTATCGCCAAATAGTGTACCAACAACCAACCAAGATACGGCATTCCCTTACCATAAAATTACGGTATTAGGTATTGAGGGATATCACGATTTCCAACCGGAATTATTGGCCGCAAATTTGGTATTAAATTCACAATTTGCCCACTGCGAAATCACTTCCGATTTCTTGAAAATTCCGGAATTAGATCAATTACGCGCCAACTCCCGTGAGTTCCGTAGCGTAAATATCGCTCAGGTATTGGAATATAAATTAAATTTCGCCGACTTAGTTGAAGAAGTCAAAACTGCTGCTAAAGGGGCTGATGCTGTTTTCCTGCCGGCTTGTTTCGGTTTAGAAAACCAAGAGTTCATGAATTCCCTTTGCAAAGCTACCGGTTTGCCATTATTTGAATTGCCAACACTACCGCCTTCATTACTCGGTATGCGTCAACGTATTCAATTACGTCGTCAGTTTGAGCAATTAGGCGGACTAATGATGAATGGGGATAGCGCAGTTAAAGCCCACTTCTCAGGCAATCAGGTACGTGCCATCGAAACCCGCATCCATGAGAAAGAAGAAATCACCGCAGATGCTTTTGTCTTAGCCTCTGGTAGTTTCTTCAGTAAAGGTTTGGTTTCGGAATTCGATAAAATCTTTGAACCGGTATTCTACAGCGATATTCAAGGAGATCAGGGATTTAATCCAACCGATCGCTTTAGTTGGACAAATTCCCGTTTTTCAAATCCACAACCATATCAAAGCGCTGGCGTGATTATTAATGAACAATGTCAGGTACAAAAAGATGGTGAGTTCTTAAGCAACCTCTACGCCATTGGTAACGTCATCGGCGGATTTAATGCCTTAGAATTAGGTTGTGGTTCCGGCGTGGCCGTAGTCAGTGCGCTAACGGTAGCTGAGCAAATTAGGGGGTAA